The sequence TTCATTTGGCTCTAACCCAACTTTGTGCTTCTATGTTTAGAATATGGTACCTGCGTTCCACCAGAGCTGTAGCGAGGTTCTTGGCGAATGGGAGAAGTTAGTGTCGGATAAAGGGTCGTCATGTGAGGTAGACGTTTGGCCAGGACTTGTGAGTATGACTGCAGATGTGATCTCTCGTACAGCTTTTGGCAGCAGCTACAAAGAAGGACAGAGGATCTTTGAGCTCCAAGCAGAACTAGCACAGCTCATCATTCAAGCTTTCCGGAAAGCAATCATCCCTGGATTTAGGTAATCACAAGGACTTCAGAGCTTGATTCTTGATCTTTTAGTTCTGCAATCTGTTAAAGACATGAAGAACCATGCTTTCATAATCTTTGTGCCAATTTTTTCTTGTGTAGTTATCTCCCAACAAAAGGTAACAGAAGGATGAAAGCAAAAGCGAGAGAAATCCAAGTTATACTGAGAGGGATTGTTAACAAAAGGTTAAGGGCGAGAGAAGCTGGCGAAGCACCAAGTGACGACTTGTTGGGTATACTTCTTGAATCGAATTTGGGGCAAACGAAAGGAAACGGTATGAGTACTGAGGATCTAATGGAGGAGTGCAAGTTGTTCTATTTCGCCGGGCAAGAGACGACATCAGTACTTCTGGTCTGGACGATGGTTCTGTTAAGCCAACACCAAGACTGGCAGGCTCGTGCACGAGAAGAAGTGAAGCAAGTTTTTGGCGACAAAGAACCTGATGCAGAAGGTCTCAACCAGCTCAAAGTTGTAAGTAGAAACCAAATCATAAACCTTTTTAAGTGACTTTTGCTGTGTTTTGATGAATGATTTGATCTCTCGCAGATGACGATGATATTATACGAGGTCCTAAGGCTATATCCACCAGTAACACAGCTGACCAGAGCCATTCACAAAGAGATGAAGCTAGGAGACCTAACACTACCAGGCGGTGTTCAGATCAGCCTACCCATTCTGCTAGTCCAACGGGACACGGAGCTCTGGGGCAAAGATGCAGGGGAGTTCAAGCCAGAGAGATTCAAAGACGGTCTCTCGAAGGCAACAAAGAGCCAAGTCTCCTTCTTTCCTTTTGCATGGGGACCGAGGATATGCATAGGCCAGAACTTTGCAATGCTTGAAGCAAAGATGGCAATGGCTTTGATTCTACAGAAATTCTCCTTTGAGCTTTCTCCTTCATATCTTCATGCGCCTTACACAATCATCACCATCCACCCACAGTTCGGTGCTCAGCTTATCCTGCAGAAGCTCTAAAATGCTACTACGTATCCCCTTTTGTTTCTGTCAAGTGAACTTGTTATACACAGGATGAAAAGAGTTAGATCACACAATAcacaaaactgaaatcttttttttaatatattcaagTCAGAACTCTCATAACTCGTAGTGATTGATTCTCACTTGAACAAATCTCTGTTGTGAAACCAGTATAAAGGAAGGAAATTTAAGACTCGCCCACTATTTAAACTTCATCATTCGACGACTACTTCCTCTAATCCGGTAGAGCCGTAACCAAATATGCAAAATACTACCAATCAAACATGTTCGTTGATTTTCTCGCCTCAAACAGTGTTGTAATCGGAAGAATCTCTTGAAACTTTTGAAACAGAGCACTCAATAGAGACATATCGAGGAGGAGGACATCTGAGATATCCCCAAAATCATCTCTTCCTAGGGTTCGACTCACTAAACCCCCGACCTAGGGAAACCATAGTTTCAGAGAGATCAACGGCGAGATTTGCGGAGGTTCTTCGGTATGACGGCTTAGAATTAGGCCCAGATTTGTTCTTGTCTGTTTTGTTGGAAAGAAGTACACGTGTCACTCTCTTAGATGCTGATGTGTTAAGCTGAAGCTGAGGGAGAGAGTTAGCCTACTTTTAAAGTACACATGGATGTGGAATAAAATGATGCCTTCTGTAGTTAAAAATCATCCATGGTCCATGGAAAATAGAATATCTTGTAATTTGGTTAAAGACATTTTA comes from Camelina sativa cultivar DH55 chromosome 19, Cs, whole genome shotgun sequence and encodes:
- the LOC104765279 gene encoding cytochrome P450 72A15-like encodes the protein MMSSPHSYLLHNFQPLYPNIFRKLSTPLSLLWKKKMEISVASVTISVAVVVTSWLVWRALQWVWFKPKMLESYLRRQGLPGTSYTPLVGDVKRNFSMLTEARSKPINLTDDITPRVMPHPLQMLKTHGRTYFSWFGPVPIITIMDPEQIKEVFNKVYDFQKPHTFPLATLIAKGLANYDGDKWAKHRRIINPAFHLEKIKNMVPAFHQSCSEVLGEWEKLVSDKGSSCEVDVWPGLVSMTADVISRTAFGSSYKEGQRIFELQAELAQLIIQAFRKAIIPGFSYLPTKGNRRMKAKAREIQVILRGIVNKRLRAREAGEAPSDDLLGILLESNLGQTKGNGMSTEDLMEECKLFYFAGQETTSVLLVWTMVLLSQHQDWQARAREEVKQVFGDKEPDAEGLNQLKVMTMILYEVLRLYPPVTQLTRAIHKEMKLGDLTLPGGVQISLPILLVQRDTELWGKDAGEFKPERFKDGLSKATKSQVSFFPFAWGPRICIGQNFAMLEAKMAMALILQKFSFELSPSYLHAPYTIITIHPQFGAQLILQKL